A genomic window from Chitinophaga pollutisoli includes:
- a CDS encoding DUF1080 domain-containing protein — translation MKTKLMTLAAITLLSAGTAFGQKAQKLFNGKNLDGWKIHGTEKWYVEKGELICESGPDKAYGYLATDKTFKDFELTVDFKQEADGNSGIFFHSSLEGTKIAGWQAEVAPPGHNSGGIYESYGRGWLIKPAADKDKALKMGEWNTMKIVVKGDQVTTWLNGVEMITLNDAKIGAKGGQIALQIHDGGGIKVRWKNIKVKELKS, via the coding sequence ATGAAAACAAAATTGATGACGCTGGCTGCCATCACCCTCCTTTCCGCGGGTACCGCTTTTGGGCAGAAAGCTCAGAAACTCTTCAACGGAAAGAACCTCGATGGCTGGAAGATCCACGGAACGGAAAAATGGTATGTAGAAAAAGGTGAACTCATCTGCGAAAGCGGTCCGGATAAAGCATACGGCTATCTCGCCACTGATAAGACTTTCAAAGACTTCGAACTGACGGTGGATTTCAAGCAGGAAGCCGACGGCAACAGCGGCATCTTCTTCCACTCTTCCCTCGAAGGCACCAAAATCGCTGGCTGGCAGGCGGAAGTAGCGCCTCCGGGCCACAACAGCGGCGGCATTTACGAATCTTATGGCCGCGGCTGGCTCATCAAACCGGCGGCTGATAAGGATAAAGCGCTGAAAATGGGTGAATGGAACACGATGAAGATCGTGGTGAAAGGCGACCAGGTAACCACCTGGCTGAACGGCGTGGAAATGATCACCCTTAACGACGCGAAAATCGGCGCCAAAGGCGGCCAGATCGCCCTGCAGATCCACGATGGCGGCGGTATCAAGGTGCGTTGGAAAAACATTAAGGTAAAGGAGCTGAAAAGCTAA
- a CDS encoding LytTR family DNA-binding domain-containing protein, producing MKILINETEAIAAQKLREMIATIDPDVEILQFNSQVDRLLSSLRNTQTVQRYLVRSGTRLISVAIQDIAFFYIRDRMACIRTHQNTDHFIDKSLDDIANELDPHDFFRLNRQCIVHYRSILKVQAWFNGKLKVQVKPALEEDVIVSRLRAPDFRKWLGE from the coding sequence ATGAAAATACTCATCAACGAAACCGAAGCCATTGCAGCGCAAAAGCTGAGAGAAATGATCGCCACGATTGACCCCGACGTGGAAATCCTGCAGTTCAACAGCCAGGTCGACCGCCTGCTGTCGAGCCTCCGCAACACGCAAACCGTACAGCGCTACCTCGTGCGCAGCGGCACCCGCCTCATTTCCGTAGCTATCCAGGACATCGCCTTCTTCTACATCCGCGACCGGATGGCCTGTATCCGCACCCACCAGAACACGGATCATTTCATCGACAAAAGCCTCGACGACATCGCCAATGAGCTGGACCCCCATGATTTTTTTCGCCTCAACCGCCAATGCATCGTGCATTACCGCAGCATCCTCAAGGTGCAGGCCTGGTTCAACGGCAAGCTCAAAGTGCAGGTGAAGCCCGCGCTGGAGGAAGACGTGATCGTGAGCCGCCTTCGCGCCCCGGATTTCCGTAAATGGTTGGGAGAATAA